From Acidimicrobiales bacterium, one genomic window encodes:
- the nrfD gene encoding polysulfide reductase NrfD gives RIDDGLEPSCVVVCPTQAIRVGDLDDPDSEISRLHADGGLVRSPEQNTRPKVVYKGASSSSLDPLASAIADDGLIWADTTSGHSTPTPVALSAAPTRGDGEAMARTTYTTQHPPVWGSMVSGYLVTKAIAAGVMLMASLFVLMGHGDEQSVVGIVPPVVAGVFLVATGVLLVGDLKQPKRFWFLL, from the coding sequence CCGCATCGATGACGGCCTCGAACCATCGTGCGTCGTGGTGTGCCCCACCCAGGCCATCCGGGTGGGTGACCTCGACGATCCGGACAGCGAGATAAGCCGGCTGCATGCCGACGGCGGCCTGGTTCGGTCGCCGGAGCAGAACACCCGACCCAAGGTGGTCTACAAGGGGGCCTCCTCCTCCTCGTTGGATCCGTTGGCCTCGGCCATCGCCGATGACGGCCTGATCTGGGCCGACACCACCTCCGGCCACTCCACGCCTACGCCGGTAGCTCTGAGCGCCGCGCCCACGAGGGGCGATGGTGAGGCCATGGCCCGGACTACCTACACCACCCAGCATCCACCGGTTTGGGGATCGATGGTGTCGGGCTACCTGGTCACCAAGGCCATCGCGGCCGGGGTGATGCTCATGGCCTCGCTGTTTGTGTTGATGGGTCACGGCGACGAGCAATCGGTGGTCGGGATTGTCCCCCCGGTGGTGGCTGGCGTGTTCCTGGTAGCCACCGGCGTGCTGCTGGTGGGCGACCTCAAGCAGCCGAAGCGGTTCTGGTTCCTACTGA